In a single window of the Enoplosus armatus isolate fEnoArm2 chromosome 15, fEnoArm2.hap1, whole genome shotgun sequence genome:
- the LOC139298152 gene encoding proton-coupled zinc antiporter SLC30A2-like, giving the protein MELSTDSEKQHLNETHLEPLRWASSPEEHYSDSASEFSEDASSVDGLWQPERLCQETDATSAAESDARRSARRKLFIAGAVSLVFMSGEVIGGYAAGSLAIMTDAAHLLTDFGSIVISIFSLWISSRPPTHTMTFGWHRAEILGMLLSVVSIWAVTAVLVISAVQRISDGDYDIDSQIMLITSGGAVGVNVLMVLILHQSGASHGHSHGLPAGRLQRDERRQGHGHHHGHGNASVKAAFIHVVGDLVQSVGVLLAATIIHFWPEYKAADPICTFLFSVLVLGTTLPVTKDVFRILMEGTPQDVNFDAVRELLLSVRGVVAVHSLHMWRLNMTQYLLSVHVAAEEDADTQIVLMKATKLLRSEFGFSSITIQVER; this is encoded by the exons ATGGAGTTATCAACGGATTCAGAGAAACAACACCTGAATGAGACTCATTTGGAGCCTCTGAGAtg gGCGAGTTCTCCAGAGGAACATTACTCCGACTCTGCATCAGAGTTCAGTGAAGATGCCTCCAGTGTGGACGGCCTGTGGCAGCCTGAGCGGCTCTGCCAGGAGACGGACGCGACGTCTGCGGCTGAAAGTGACGCCAGACGTTCGGCCAGAAGGAAGCTTTTCATCGCCGGCGCTGTCAGCCTCGTCTTCATGAGCGGAGAGGTCATCG GTGGATACGCTGCTGGCAGTCTGGCCATCATGACCGACGCAGCGCATCTTCTGACGGACTTTGGCAGCATCGTGATCAGCATCTTCTCTCTGTGGATCTCGTCCAGGCCTCCGACACACACCATGACCTTTGGGTGGCATCGAGCAG AGATTCTGGGCATGTTGCTGTCAGTTGTGTCCATCTGGGCGGTGACGGCCGTGTTGGTCATATCAGCCGTTCAGAGGATCTCTGATGGAGACTACGACATCGACAGTCAGATCATGCTCATCACCTCGGGTGGTGCTGTGGGGGTCAACGTCCT GATGGTGCTGATCCTCCATCAGTCTGGTGCCTCACACGGCCACAGTCACGGCCTTCCCGCCGGCCGGCTGCAGAGGGACGAACGGCGTCAGGGGCACGGCCACCATCACGGCCACGGCAACGCCAGCGTGAAGGCGGCTTTCATCCACGTGGTGGGAGACCTGGTGCAAAGTGTTGGAGTCCTGCTGGCTGCCACCATCATCCACTTCTGG CCTGAATACAAAGCAGCAGATCCGATTTGCACGTTCCTGTTCTCGGTTCTTGTTCTTGGAACAACTCTTCCAGTCACAAAGGATGTTTTCAGAATACTGATGGAGG GGACTCCTCAGGACGTGAACTTCGATGCTgtgagagagctgctgctgtctgtgagaGGAGTTGTGGCTGTTCACAGTTTGCACATGTGGAGACTCAACATGACTCAGTATTTACTTTCTGTCCATGTTGCCGCAG AAGAagacgcagacacacagatCGTCCTCATGAAGGCAACAAAGCTCCTGCGCTCTGAGTTTGGTTTCTCCAGCATCACAATCCAAGTGGAGCGTTAA
- the dnajc5gb gene encoding dnaJ (Hsp40) homolog, subfamily C, member 5 gamma b isoform X3: MEDPNRPQRKMSTAGDSLYKVLGLEKGASPEEIKKAYRKLALRHHPDKNPDNPEAAEKFKVINNANSILSDENKRKIYNEYGSMGLYVSDQFGDESVKYYVLMSKCWFKTLVVCCSIFTCCCCFCCCCFCCGKCKSAEHEEDFAYMDPEDLEEEIREQDAAGDHVIIIQPSPSAATDTPGENAPIVIQPHVTNGTSGP, encoded by the exons ATGGAGGACCCAAACAGACCTCAGCGTAAGATGTCAACAGCAGGGGACAGCTTGTACAAAGTCCTAGGCCTGGAGAAAGGAGCGTCtccagaggaaataaaaaaggcatACAG GAAACTGGCGTTGAGGCATCACCCAGATAAGAACCCAGACAACCCAGAAGCTGCTGAGAAATTCAAGGTGATCAACAACGCCAACTCCATCCTCAGTGACGAGAACAAACGGAAGATCTACAACGAGTATGGATCTATGGGGCTCTACGTGTCCGACCAGTTTGGGGACGAGAGCGTCAAATACTACGTCCTCATGTCCAAGTGCTGGTTCAAG ACCCTTGTGGTGTGCTGCAGTAttttcacctgctgctgctgtttctgctgctgctgtttctgctgtggGAAGTGCAAATCAGCAGAACACGAGGAAGATTTTGCCTATATGGACCCTGAGGACCTAGAAGAAGAGATCAGAGAACAGGATGCAG caggAGACCATGTAATAATTATTCAGCCGAGCCCTAGTGCTGCCACTGACACGCCAG GTGAGAATGCACCGATTGTGATTCAGCCTCATGTGACCAACGGCACCTCGGGGCCCTGA
- the dnajc5gb gene encoding dnaJ (Hsp40) homolog, subfamily C, member 5 gamma b isoform X2: protein MEDPNRPQRKMSTAGDSLYKVLGLEKGASPEEIKKAYRKLALRHHPDKNPDNPEAAEKFKVINNANSILSDENKRKIYNEYGSMGLYVSDQFGDESVKYYVLMSKCWFKTLVVCCSIFTCCCCFCCCCFCCGKCKSAEHEEDFAYMDPEDLEEEIREQDAGDHVIIIQPSPSAATDTPGKVVASSGENAPIVIQPHVTNGTSGP, encoded by the exons ATGGAGGACCCAAACAGACCTCAGCGTAAGATGTCAACAGCAGGGGACAGCTTGTACAAAGTCCTAGGCCTGGAGAAAGGAGCGTCtccagaggaaataaaaaaggcatACAG GAAACTGGCGTTGAGGCATCACCCAGATAAGAACCCAGACAACCCAGAAGCTGCTGAGAAATTCAAGGTGATCAACAACGCCAACTCCATCCTCAGTGACGAGAACAAACGGAAGATCTACAACGAGTATGGATCTATGGGGCTCTACGTGTCCGACCAGTTTGGGGACGAGAGCGTCAAATACTACGTCCTCATGTCCAAGTGCTGGTTCAAG ACCCTTGTGGTGTGCTGCAGTAttttcacctgctgctgctgtttctgctgctgctgtttctgctgtggGAAGTGCAAATCAGCAGAACACGAGGAAGATTTTGCCTATATGGACCCTGAGGACCTAGAAGAAGAGATCAGAGAACAGGATGCAG gAGACCATGTAATAATTATTCAGCCGAGCCCTAGTGCTGCCACTGACACGCCAGGTAAAGTTGTCGCCTCTTCAG GTGAGAATGCACCGATTGTGATTCAGCCTCATGTGACCAACGGCACCTCGGGGCCCTGA
- the dnajc5gb gene encoding dnaJ (Hsp40) homolog, subfamily C, member 5 gamma b isoform X1 codes for MEDPNRPQRKMSTAGDSLYKVLGLEKGASPEEIKKAYRKLALRHHPDKNPDNPEAAEKFKVINNANSILSDENKRKIYNEYGSMGLYVSDQFGDESVKYYVLMSKCWFKTLVVCCSIFTCCCCFCCCCFCCGKCKSAEHEEDFAYMDPEDLEEEIREQDAAGDHVIIIQPSPSAATDTPGKVVASSGENAPIVIQPHVTNGTSGP; via the exons ATGGAGGACCCAAACAGACCTCAGCGTAAGATGTCAACAGCAGGGGACAGCTTGTACAAAGTCCTAGGCCTGGAGAAAGGAGCGTCtccagaggaaataaaaaaggcatACAG GAAACTGGCGTTGAGGCATCACCCAGATAAGAACCCAGACAACCCAGAAGCTGCTGAGAAATTCAAGGTGATCAACAACGCCAACTCCATCCTCAGTGACGAGAACAAACGGAAGATCTACAACGAGTATGGATCTATGGGGCTCTACGTGTCCGACCAGTTTGGGGACGAGAGCGTCAAATACTACGTCCTCATGTCCAAGTGCTGGTTCAAG ACCCTTGTGGTGTGCTGCAGTAttttcacctgctgctgctgtttctgctgctgctgtttctgctgtggGAAGTGCAAATCAGCAGAACACGAGGAAGATTTTGCCTATATGGACCCTGAGGACCTAGAAGAAGAGATCAGAGAACAGGATGCAG caggAGACCATGTAATAATTATTCAGCCGAGCCCTAGTGCTGCCACTGACACGCCAGGTAAAGTTGTCGCCTCTTCAG GTGAGAATGCACCGATTGTGATTCAGCCTCATGTGACCAACGGCACCTCGGGGCCCTGA